The following proteins are encoded in a genomic region of Fusarium keratoplasticum isolate Fu6.1 chromosome 9, whole genome shotgun sequence:
- a CDS encoding SAC3-GANP domain-containing protein, which translates to MTSIFGQPTRSQPPAFNPFATNSAAGDSSFGIDDAGDSNRSKRNKRSSRPADKSDNEGKRKSNKDANMSDSGKQKKWKGEERKRKNGDVKKAFEGVKPLKKAPKDAQANGFNPFTSTRDNESRPTSSSSAESQTDGIPKAYHSNDPQARKVYEQLRKDNIFPPPWPSQPGNPKNKAEVSKFREKYEAYRSKARASLTKAGLIDDPDKRKTLQDAIDFKGICEDMCPEYEKIQRINEMDVHQPEKNPKTTFPNTRHMVKKLARSAAGQEAPLPMDVRSVPALRRTLDYLIDELLRNDDNLPSLHGFLWDRTRAIRRDFTFFSSLNPEEMKTQVYVLENIARFHVTALHLLSQEGNAPEDFVEQQELEQLGKALLSLRDAYDDCNDQGIRCENEPEFRAYYLIFHAFDSNIIETLQRQWKPNLWKDSDAVRTAASLVEALQNTQDFHGPIKDAPSMAASAAYHSYFRIVEDPKVSYTMACFAEIHFPPLRRSILTTIKKSLARPRETAKDVTAAVLNKFLRFDTIDEAIDFAELHEFEFGKCEDDPSDITRQYLKLDNRKRLPHHRYQHQFSETLVEKKRGSRPLPDLIHQTIHEDPNAPKPTTNGDGEGSLFVTDELEPAAQAQPVEPSKPNSTTTNPFSSFKPNGVLGSNNAVNGNSGTLLNGTSPASTSTSPFQQSTPQQNPFAPTPAQAAEPAKPAVNPFATATTSTLPSFLISTPGSTTPSSQEPAAATTTATATSNPFAPSTTPSASTGPAQSSPFAWPPTSESQTPKAPSFPSFTPQPTVPSNDAPTPPSKVDKPASLVPQAPATPAVEPAKTIDNNAVPPSSGPTVDAFRHLKPTPPPLGSVAKPISGLGIGTPLPSADKQDKPAPSVLSSSPAVTSTPQLSFPAFSTPSYQPSPLGIIPPQPATTSPPKPTIQTPQPPTLPPAPPAPPQPPRDLIGDFTKWYVLGDEGMLGDFQAFMLDNILQGVYRKFVKDKERKRQKEEEEQALAKATEFRRYTLSVRYFYRWRDTARELRLSQLRRSGREQMRVYYEAQRAAQLKAQKAEARRAAREKAELAELNRHRPEELMDLLKHKKPGKRRQSEEDALLASGVLSGVGNEREAIAQIVNGPPSMNGTVSSQQSKLSRASTTKGGSKTRALREQLLGDRSSSFRRSLPPSMSGNGSSPEPSSRVSKVSERWRLKAMGIVQMPDGTAMPESLANEIQYGKKRHSGTGTMGPPSSSFIRRASVSDLARSEGGHRLSSSHGAIDTTEFDGTAANNKRKRAAEDDDDTPQQGASNTHKRVMSDAQKLISELRAMRAEMEEGASWFHGQNERLQSEMISRGSTPWDQGS; encoded by the exons ATGACTTCCATCTTTGGCCAACCGACGCGGAGCCAGCCTCCAGCGTTCAATCCTTTCGCGACAAACTCGGCGGCCGGGGACAGTTCATTTGGTATTGATGATGCAGGCGACTCGAACCGGTCCAAGCGAAACAAGCGATCCTCGCGACCTGCCGACAAGAGCGACAACGAGGGCAAGCGAAAATCGAACAAAGACGCCAACATGAGCGACAGCGGGAAGCAGAAGAAGTGGAAGGGGGAGgagcggaagaggaagaacgGCGACGTAAAGAAGGCCTTTGAAGGCGTCAAACCCCTCAAGAAGGCGCCCAAGGACGCGCAGGCCAACGGATTCAATCCCTTCACGTCGACGCGTGATAACGAATCGCGACCAACGTCGTCCTCGAGTGCCGAATCGCAAACTGACGGAATCCCGAAAGCGTACCACTCGAACGATCCGCAGGCTAGAAAGGTTTACGAGCAGCTTCGAAAAGATAATATCTTTCCTCCGCCGTGGCCGTCGCAGCCCGGGAAccccaagaacaaggccGAGGTTTCCAAGTTTCGCGAAAAGTACGAAGCCTACCGCAGCAAGGCGCGCGCGTCGTTGACAAAGGCCGGCCTGATCGACGATCCCGACAAGCGAAAGactcttcaagatgccattgaCTTCAAGGGTATCTGCGAGGACATGTGCCCCGAGTACGAAAAGATCCAGCGCATCAACGAAATGGACGTCCATCAACCTGAAAAGAACCCCAAGACGACATTCCCCAACACCCGTCACatggtcaagaagctcgcgCGCTCAGCTGCCGGCCAGGAAGCCCCTCTTCCCATGGACGTGCGATCTGTGCCGGCTCTCCGGAGGACGTTGGACTACCTAATTGACGAGCTGTTGCGAAACGACGACAACCTGCCAAGCTTGCACGGCTTTCTCTGGGATCGTACACGAGCAATTCGCCGAGACTTTACCTTTTTCTCATCGCTCAATCCTGAAGAGATGAAAACACAGGTCTACGTACTCGAGAACATTGCGCGATTCCACGTCACAGCACTCCACCTCCTCTCCCAGGAAGGCAATGCACCAGAAGACTTTGTCGAGCAGCAGGAACTTGAGCAACTTGGAAAGgctcttctttccctccGCGACGCATATGACGACTGTAACGACCAGGGCATCCGGTGCGAGAACGAACCCGAGTTCCGAGCTTACTACCTTATCTTCCATGCCTTTGATTCGAACATTATTGAGACGCTACAGCGACAATGGAAGCCGAACCTGTGGAAAGACTCTGACGCGGTTCGAACGGCGGCCTCACTCGTCGAGGCTCTTCAAAACACCCAAGACTTTCACGGACCGATCAAGGACGCACCTTCAATGGCCGCCTCTGCAGCATACCATTCGTATTTCCGGATAGTCGAAGACCCAAAGGTTTCATACACCATGGCTTGTTTCGCAGAGATCCATTTCCCCCCGCTTCGTcgctccatcttgacgacaATCAAGAAATCGCTAGCCCGGCCTCGAGAGACAGCCAAGGACGTCACAGCCGCCGTCCTCAACAAGTTCCTTCGGTTCGACACTATAGACGAAGCAATTGACTTTGCAGAGCTTCACGAGTTCGAGTTTGGGAAATGTGAAGACGACCCGTCGGATATCACCCGCCAGTATCTCAAACTGGACAACCGCAAACGTCTCCCTCACCACCGTTATCAACACCAGTTCTCTGAGACTTTGGTAGAGAAGAAGCGCGGCTCCAGGCCTCTACCAGACCTTATTCATCAGACAATACACGAAGACCCTAATGCCCCGAAGCCAACGACTAATGGAGATGGCGAGGGGAGTCTCTTTGTCACGGATGAACTGGAGCCAGCGGCACAGGCACAGCCTGTTGAACCATCAAAACCTAACAGTACGACAACAAaccccttctcctctttcaaGCCGAATGGAGTTTTGGGTAGCAACAATGCTGTTAACGGCAACTCAG GGACTTTACTCAACGGGACCTCTCCAGCCTCTACCTCTACATCCCCCTTTCAGCAGTCAACGCCTCAGCAGAACCCCTTCGCTCCGACACCAGCACAAGCAGCAGAGCCTGCGAAGCCAGCTGTCAACCCATTTGCAACAGCTACTACCTCGACTCTGCCGTCATTCTTAATCAGCACCCCTGGCAGTACAACACCCAGCTCCCAGGAGCCAGCAGCTGCTACAACAACAGCTACGGCTACGTCAAATCCGTTTGCCCCGTCTACTACACCATCGGCTTCGACTGGTCCCGCCCAGAGCAGCCCATTTGCCTGGCCGCCTACGTCTGAATCCCAAACACCTAAAGCTCCTAGCTTTCCCTCTTTCACACCCCAACCTACTGTACCATCAAATGACGCTCCAACACCTCCGAGCAAGGTGGACAAGCCTGCGAGCCTGGTGCCTCAAGCTCCAGCAACTCCTGCAGTTGAACCAGCAAAGACGATCGATAACAATGCAgttcctccatcatctggaCCAACCGTTGACGCTTTTCGGCATCTGAAGCCTACTCCACCTCCGTTGGGCAGCGTGGCTAAACCGATCAGTGGACTTGGCATTGGAACACCACTGCCCTCAGCCGACAAGCAGGACAAGCCAGCACCAAGTGTTCTCAGCTCCAGTCCGGCTGTTACATCAACGCCTCAACTGTCGTTTCCTGCCTTTTCGACCCCATCCTATCAGCCTTCACCACTAGGCATCatccctcctcagcctgctACTACTTCGCCTCCCAAACCAACAATCCAGACACCACAACCGCCAACTCTTCCGCCAGCCCCTCCAGCTCCACCACAACCGCCTCGTGATCTCATCGGAGACTTCACGAAGTGGTACGTGCTTGGCGATGAAGGCATGCTTGGAGATTTCCAAGCCTTTATGCTGGACAACATCCTGCAGGGCGTATACCGGAAGTTTGTTAAGGACAAAGAAAGGAAACGAcaaaaggaagaagaggaacaggCGCTTGCCAAGGCAACCGAGTTCCGCAGATACACCCTTTCAGTCAGATACTTCTACCGCTGGAGGGACACGGCACGCGAACTACGACTCAGTCAACTTCGTCGCAGCGGCCGAGAGCAAATGAGAGTGTACTACGAAGCTCAGCGAGCAGCACAACTCAAGGCTCAAAAGGCTGAGGCTCGACGAGCAGCGCGAGAAAAGGCTGAACTTGCAGAGTTGAACCGGCACCGCCCTGAAGAGCTGATGGATCTTCTCAAGCACAAGAAGCCAGGCAAACGTCGACagtcggaggaggatgctctcCTCGCTAGCGGTGTTTTGTCAGGGGTTGGCAACGAGCGAGAGGCCATTGCGCAGATTGTAAATGGACCACCATCTATGAACGGCACAGTGTCTAGTCAACAGTCGAAGCTGTCCAGGGCATCTACCACTAAGGGCGGATCCAAGACGCGAGCTCTACGAGAGCAGCTCCTTGGTGATAGGTCCTCCAGCTTCCGACGCTCGCTACCTCCGTCGATGTCAGGGAACGGATCAAGCCCCGAGCCTAGCAGCCGTGTCAGCAAGGTATCAGAACGCTGGCgcctcaaggccatgggcaTTGTCCAGATGCCAGACGGCACAGCCATGCCAGAGTCACTAGCAAACGAGATTCAGTATGGCAAGAAGAGACACTCAGGAACTGGTACCATGGGGCCACCTAGCAGCAGCTTCATCCGCCGAGCCTCGGTGAGCGACCTCGCCCGTTCCGAAGGGGGACATCGCCTATCCAGTTCACACGGGGCTATCGACACGACCGAGTTTGACGGCACAGCCGCTAATAACAAACGGAAGCGTGCCGcagaggacgatgacgacacACCTCAGCAAGGGGCTTCCAACACGCACAAGCGCGTCATGAGCGACGCGCAGAAGCTGATCAGCGAACTTCGCGCTATGAGGGcggagatggaagaaggggCTTCCTGGTTCCACGGTCAAAACGAGAGATTACAGAGCGAGATGATTAGCCGCGGCTCGACGCCGTGGGATCAAGGTTCATGA